Proteins encoded within one genomic window of Chloroflexota bacterium:
- a CDS encoding sulfurtransferase, with protein MTTQGYANPDILVDGDWLEARLDNSDIRIVDCDPYDAYGRAHIKGAVGIPVHHYIKEPGYDGDPRGNPLVAPPDTMKELMERMGIGDDTLVVSYDSNGGLWSTRFWWVLNYYGHTNVKVLNGGWKKWYDEGRPTSISAAADAGVTFTPRANDSLVCTLDYGVANVGNDDVVFLDVRSDGEWDGSNSRGNARAGRIPGAVHLEWLNFITDDSHQTIKPADELRAMLAEVGATPEKEIITY; from the coding sequence ATGACGACTCAGGGATACGCGAACCCAGACATTTTGGTTGACGGCGACTGGCTCGAAGCCCGATTGGACAACTCCGACATTCGCATCGTCGATTGCGATCCGTATGACGCTTACGGCAGGGCGCACATAAAGGGCGCGGTGGGCATTCCGGTACACCATTACATCAAGGAGCCGGGCTACGATGGCGACCCACGCGGAAATCCGCTAGTCGCGCCGCCGGACACGATGAAAGAATTGATGGAGCGCATGGGCATCGGCGACGATACTCTCGTCGTCTCATACGACAGCAACGGCGGATTGTGGTCAACCCGTTTCTGGTGGGTGCTCAACTACTACGGGCACACGAATGTAAAGGTGCTCAACGGCGGCTGGAAGAAGTGGTACGACGAAGGCCGCCCCACATCCATCAGCGCGGCGGCGGACGCGGGTGTTACATTCACGCCGCGCGCCAACGACAGCCTCGTCTGCACGCTGGACTACGGCGTCGCCAATGTGGGCAACGACGATGTAGTGTTCCTTGATGTGCGCTCGGACGGCGAGTGGGACGGCAGCAATTCGCGCGGCAACGCCCGCGCGGGCAGAATCCCCGGCGCCGTTCACCTTGAATGGCTGAACTTCATCACTGACGACAGTCATCAGACTATCAAGCCTGCGGACGAACTACGGGCGATGCTCGCCGAGGTGGGCGCGACGCCGGAAAAAGAAATCATCACCTATTGA
- a CDS encoding MFS transporter, giving the protein MPWSALAYGDYRMLWLSGVAQMLTMQMRTLVSAVWLYEATGSGLQLGLLGGVQLLVQLPAILYGGALADQIDRKKLMAYTQLVSVVLIGVMTVLAATDSLRPWHIYAVTAILSVSSTLGNPSRSALTANVVPRSHLMHAVALNTATFQIGAVAAPLAFSAAVYLLNNNYAYIFGITTLIALPSVVMPLLIRTSGIPQNRQQEGSVIKRIIDGFRYVKGHPILPGLYAMDIGVTIVSHYRQILPLFADRLFKGGAVTVGYMNAANSAGGILGTFSVLFLTNFRRKGMMVVIATLIYASLLIALGFTTALWLGLIILAGLGASDAVGMATRQTTVQLTTSDNMRGRAVSFSSVSAMTANNLGTLEVGVMSDLIGADNTLILGGGIGIAVVLIVWLTVRGIREYRYPDD; this is encoded by the coding sequence ATGCCGTGGTCTGCGCTCGCGTACGGCGACTACCGCATGCTGTGGCTGTCCGGCGTGGCGCAGATGCTCACGATGCAGATGCGAACGCTGGTCAGCGCCGTGTGGCTGTATGAAGCCACCGGATCGGGCCTGCAATTGGGGTTGCTTGGAGGCGTGCAACTGCTGGTGCAACTTCCGGCAATCCTGTACGGTGGCGCGCTTGCCGATCAAATCGACCGCAAGAAGCTGATGGCATACACGCAGCTCGTCAGCGTTGTGCTCATCGGCGTGATGACAGTGCTCGCGGCAACCGACAGCCTGCGCCCTTGGCACATCTACGCTGTGACCGCCATCCTGAGTGTGTCCAGCACACTGGGCAATCCGTCGCGTTCAGCGTTGACCGCGAATGTCGTGCCGCGCTCGCACCTGATGCACGCCGTAGCGCTGAACACCGCGACTTTCCAGATTGGCGCAGTCGCGGCACCGCTGGCGTTCTCCGCAGCCGTGTATCTGCTCAACAACAACTACGCCTACATATTTGGCATTACGACGCTCATAGCGCTGCCGAGCGTTGTAATGCCGCTGCTGATTCGCACTTCGGGCATTCCGCAGAACAGGCAGCAGGAAGGCTCGGTCATCAAGCGCATCATCGACGGCTTCCGATACGTCAAAGGGCATCCCATATTGCCCGGCTTGTATGCGATGGACATCGGCGTAACCATCGTTAGCCATTACCGGCAGATATTGCCGCTATTCGCGGACAGGCTGTTCAAGGGCGGCGCGGTTACCGTAGGCTACATGAACGCTGCGAACTCGGCAGGTGGCATACTCGGCACATTCTCGGTGCTGTTCCTGACGAACTTTCGGCGCAAGGGCATGATGGTCGTCATAGCCACGCTGATATACGCGTCACTGCTCATCGCGCTCGGCTTCACCACAGCGCTGTGGCTTGGGCTGATAATTCTTGCCGGGCTTGGCGCATCGGACGCCGTAGGAATGGCTACGCGCCAGACGACAGTGCAGCTCACCACATCGGACAACATGCGAGGACGCGCCGTCAGCTTCTCGTCCGTGTCTGCCATGACCGCGAACAACCTTGGCACACTCGAAGTCGGGGTGATGTCCGACCTAATCGGCGCGGACAACACGCTGATACTCGGCGGCGGCATCGGCATCGCCGTCGTGCTGATAGTGTGGTTGACAGTGCGCGGCATAAGAGAGTATCGCTATCCGGACGACTAA
- a CDS encoding glucose-6-phosphate isomerase: MSSLIDSVASAIADLDSRQVPQRIWQRDHTVWKSDPSEIVDRLGWLTVAGEMRGRVAELQAFTDEVKGDGYRLVVLLGMGGSSLGALALQRLFGSADGYPELLVLDTTIPDTIAEASQAIDCTKTLFIVASKSGTTIEPNMLYRYFRAEVERELGAADAGQHFAAICDSGTALERLAEEQGFRHVFTNPADIGGRYSAQSLFGLVPAALIGIDIAALLDRVVAMGAACAPGIPARDNPGAWLGAFIGTNAVAGRDKLTVVSTPSLDGFGLWVEQLLAESTGKDGSGIVPIAGEPSLDVDAIGDDRLFVYARLNGDDTADTDSYIDRVESAGIPAVRLTLEDRHDIGGEFFRWQFATAVAGSLIGIHPFDQPDVQSAKDNTERLLADYHTTGIAPSIDTVGSLVALINEVCDGDYLAITAFAKPTVELESAIDRLRGKISAACGIATTFAYGPRYLHSTGQLHKGGAGNGLFLQLTQLDGADVTIPDAAFTFRTLAAAQAQGDLNALAALGRPVARINLPRDAAQTIFDLANCLD; this comes from the coding sequence ATGAGCAGCCTCATAGACTCTGTAGCCAGCGCGATAGCCGACTTGGACAGTCGGCAAGTGCCGCAGCGTATTTGGCAGCGCGACCATACCGTCTGGAAGTCCGATCCGTCGGAGATTGTTGATAGGCTCGGCTGGCTCACCGTTGCGGGCGAAATGCGCGGGCGTGTCGCTGAATTGCAAGCCTTCACGGATGAAGTGAAGGGCGACGGCTATAGACTTGTCGTTCTGCTGGGAATGGGTGGCAGCAGCCTTGGCGCGTTGGCACTGCAGCGCCTGTTCGGCAGCGCGGACGGATACCCGGAACTGCTGGTGCTGGACACCACGATTCCGGATACCATCGCGGAGGCATCGCAGGCTATTGATTGCACCAAGACTTTGTTCATCGTCGCGTCCAAGTCCGGCACGACCATTGAGCCGAATATGCTCTATCGCTACTTCCGCGCCGAAGTCGAACGCGAACTTGGCGCTGCCGACGCCGGACAGCATTTCGCAGCGATATGCGATTCCGGCACGGCGCTAGAGCGCTTGGCGGAAGAGCAAGGATTCCGGCACGTTTTCACGAACCCGGCAGACATTGGCGGGCGATACTCGGCGCAATCGCTGTTTGGCCTTGTGCCTGCGGCTCTGATAGGCATTGACATCGCCGCGCTGCTGGATCGCGTAGTTGCGATGGGCGCTGCGTGCGCTCCGGGCATACCTGCGCGGGATAACCCGGGCGCGTGGCTTGGCGCTTTCATCGGCACGAATGCCGTAGCCGGTCGCGACAAGCTGACCGTCGTCTCGACGCCTTCGCTTGACGGCTTTGGATTGTGGGTAGAGCAGCTCTTGGCGGAAAGCACGGGCAAAGATGGCAGCGGAATCGTGCCGATTGCGGGCGAGCCGTCCCTCGATGTCGATGCCATCGGTGATGACAGGTTGTTCGTCTATGCGCGGCTGAATGGCGATGATACGGCGGACACTGACTCGTACATCGACCGTGTTGAGTCTGCCGGTATTCCTGCTGTCAGGTTGACGCTGGAAGACAGGCACGACATCGGCGGCGAGTTCTTTCGCTGGCAGTTTGCCACCGCGGTCGCTGGCAGTCTGATCGGCATTCACCCATTCGATCAGCCGGATGTGCAGAGCGCAAAGGACAACACCGAGCGCCTGCTCGCCGACTACCACACTACGGGAATAGCGCCATCGATAGATACCGTTGGCTCGCTGGTTGCACTGATAAACGAAGTGTGCGACGGGGACTATCTCGCCATTACCGCATTCGCTAAACCGACTGTTGAATTGGAATCTGCGATTGATCGCCTGCGCGGCAAGATTAGCGCGGCATGTGGTATTGCTACTACGTTCGCCTACGGACCGCGCTACCTGCATTCCACTGGGCAGTTGCACAAGGGCGGCGCGGGGAACGGGTTGTTTCTGCAATTGACGCAGCTTGACGGCGCCGATGTTACAATACCTGACGCGGCGTTCACATTCCGCACGCTCGCCGCGGCGCAGGCACAGGGCGACCTTAATGCGCTTGCCGCGCTGGGTCGTCCGGTCGCACGTATCAATCTGCCACGCGATGCGGCGCAGACTATATTCGACTTGGCGAACTGCCTTGACTGA